The genomic interval AGCCCTGCATCTTGGAGGTCTCGAGAGCTTTTAATGtaacaagcaaaacatttttattttatgtgattttaagcttattatttttcaaattaaaagttttatGCAGCATTAGTCTTACCATCTGTTcccatcttcctctctcagcATGTCCTACTATCTGGAGAGCGCAGAGCGttccttctgtttcttctgtctcctcctcctcatcagctcctcccacctccttccCTATTTTACTTCCACCACCTCCTGTTCCACACCCCAAATCTCTTCCCACCTCTGCGGGGGGGCTAGGCTCAGCCCTCACCAGACCCACCAGTCTACCATCTGCCCCCGAGACAGGTACAGGGACAGAGATACAGTGTGGCCCTACTACGCTAGTTCATACTTTGAATTTCACAAACCTGTTGCAAGTTTCTCTATCCTCCCATGTTTTTTCATTCTCATCTATTTTCCAGCTCCCTGGCAGAGTGAATGGAGGCCTCCTAAATGTCAGGCCCCTCTAGCACAGAAAGACCTCTCTCCAAAGTTTCTTCACCTCTCTGCTAATGATCCCAGAGAGCCTGCAGTGCTGCCGAAAAAGCAGAGAATAGAGATGCCATGTAATGCTGCTTTTTCAAGCCTGACATCCTCACTTACTGATCCGCCTGAGCCTCCCTGTTTTACTTTTGTCCCTTTCATTAATTTTTCTGCTCTTACCTAAACCCACTACCTCGTCTCCTGCTCCTACATGTAATTTACCAATACTGCATGTTGCCTTGGTTCATTCTCACTACTTCAGCTTTTAAATTCGTAAAAGTGATCTGACCCGAGATCAGTCTCTTGCCAACTTTCATTGGTTTTGTTGTCAAGCTTCACCCAGACATGCACGTCAGTATGTAAGTGTGATCTCAGATCTAAAAAAGCTCCATTTGAACAACCACATTAATAATCACATCAGctaacattttacaaaattgctaactttttaaaactgtctTTTACTCTTGCTCTTTGTTACTTGACACATCAGTGCACTAACATTGGAGAAAATGCCCACTGAACTGATTTTTGGAAAGCATACTCAAAGTTTGGGTTATTTATATCCCTTCATCCGTTCTTTCCCTCCtgtctcctttcttcctctccttcctgtcaTGCCTCTGTTTCCTCCCCGTCAGCTTCATCCTCTCTGCCCATTGATCAGTCTTTGGAGAAAAAACCACAAGGAGGGTATGGATTTGTTCCTTCCTCGAGACCGCAGGCCACCCCTGTTGTAGAgccctcacttcctcctctaaGGCCTTCCTCTGCTCTAATTCTCTctgggcctcctcctcctcctcctccccacacATCCCAAACTGTCATAGTCTCCCCCAGTGACCAAGATACAGGtacagaataaaaaaggaacaagATTCGCATTGTTCCTACATGATTACTAGCAATAAAATAATTGACCAAATACATCTGACATGCAAGCTCAcgtctccctctgctggttgttTATATTTGCTATGCACTGTTCATTCTGTAGTGGCATATAAACAAACTTACTGgctattatttataatatttccttttcttttagaGTTCAAAAGACAGTTGAGCACACTGAGTGAAGAGGATAAGCAGTGCACAACGCCGACAAGTGAGCATGAACACAAAATTAGGTAAATTAGAATAAGTGATACCGACATAGAATGACTACAACTTCATATTACGTTGTTCAGCGCCTGATCCAAGGGCCCCGACCAGCCGGATGACTGAGACGTCCAGGGCTTCAGATCGGAAAAGAGATCTGCATTCTGGAGTTGAGGTTCTTAAGACAACACCAGGGTGAGTAAATATGAGGCCACTTTGTTTTATCAGGAATGGTGTGGTGGGCATGGCTGCTATGGAATTACTGACCCCAGAAACCTTTGACACACCAGAATTTGTGGcgtcaaatgtttttaatgagctGCGGTTCATGATTTAAGAGAAAGATTTCAGCATGGATCACAGCTTTGGAAAACTGAGGAAGCTGTAATCAGTGGGTGAAGCTTCACacttttcaaacatttgttgAAGTTGAAATGGCCTGAAAATGTTAATAGGGGGTCTGTGatactttatatatgaatatatatatatatatatatatgtacacagaCATAAGGTGACAGGAAaaatccggattcatgatcaGACATCATCAATAAATGACTGAATATGTGTGATCTTCAGTTTATGTCAAGAGATgagcacccacacacacacacacacacacacacacacacacacacacacacacacacacacacacacacacacacacacacaaagtatacagaatatataacattttgttGAATAAATCTCAATTGTCAAACTCTTAatatcatccatctatctattacCCCAGACAGAAAATCTTATTGACCCTAAAATTCCTCCACCCCTTGTAATATTCCAGGTTACACTAAAAATGTATCACAATTTCAACATCCTTTTAATTTCATTGTTGAAATTTGTCTCAGGATATATGTCATTTTCAAAACTAGATAGTTTAGTCACTTTTAGTTTCTTTGAAATGAACTTAATAATTTGCACTCCTTTTAAAGGATGGAAAACATTATGGGATAATAGTAGAACATTCATATTTGGCAATTCATTGgcaatgattacatttttaacagatGGAACTATTGATAGTTTGTAGGGACTTTCTGAGCTGGTATAGCCAGTGGCAGCCATCTTGAAAAACCTGGAAAAAAACCTGTTCTTTCTTAAGCCTACAAACAAACTCATTTATTTAGCTTGAAGGGGTTCAGGGGATGTTTGAAAACATTCTAGGTTAAATATAAGACTCAAGGGAAGAAGTAAAAAGCCAGAATTGCCAAATTGCCAACAGAATTTTTTAAACGCacatctgtgaaaatgtatttgtaattcAGAATTTCATGTCTCATggcagacattttcttttagcTAGAACAACTATTGAAATACCCCTTTATTTTCACTTGAAAATCTTGTAGAAGAAGATCTTGGTGCCCTCTTTTGAGCAGCCTCCACTGCTTATGACTATGTTTCTAAGctgcagaaaaaatatattCGCGCTTATTTGGCTGTGCATGAAATATCCTCTGCATATAGTAATTCTTTTTGCATTCAAATTTGATCAAAAAATAACTTAGTCCAAGTCATGTTGATGTAGCAAGTGTCAGATCTGGTAGGTTTCCttcattgtattattatattatatttgtattattatatttagcACTCTGCAGCTTGCCAAGACCTGGTCATTATATGTTTCTTTGATAACTTCCTGGTTTAAATCTCCTGCAGTATTGTTTTGCCATATTCTTGTCAGGCTTGTATGCTGTTCAGCATTGTGACTATGGCCTGGCTTTGACATCACTCCTGTGATGGAGACTTCCCTTACAACCTACTGTCTGTTTATCCCTCAGACCTAAGAGCACTGCTTCACTTCTGACCATTAGCCCCAGATCACCCATTGCCCCAGGGCTAAAATATTTTGAGATGCCAAAAACACAGACGGATGAGACAGAATCAAGGGGGACAAGGATATACCCCAACATCCAGGAAACGCTTCCTCCCCACTTGTCTGGAACTAAGCAAAACCCTGATTTTCATGATCCAACATCCACTTCAATCAAGGAGCTTCTGGTTACATCAAGGTCTCAGATGTCCATTCAGTTAGGGAGTCCAATAGCTCAACCTGAGTCTGTTCAGCATATACCCCATTCTCCTACTAATCCCGAATCATATTCCAAATCACTTCAGAGACTTTTGTTGCACTTGCCCGAAACTGCTACAACTTCTGACACAAAACCAATATTAAGGATAGGAGTGACCAACAAAAAAGAACCTATAACTAAGGATTTGGGGTAAGTGTGGCATGGTGTTCTGATCATGTCAATTATTAACACCTAGATTTTCCTTCATAGTTTTCTTAAGTGCAATTTTTTGTGCTGACATCAATCTTTGGTATACTCTACTCCTTCAGAAATGAGAGCATGGATGCCTCAGTGCCATCTTGTCTCAGAGGCACCAGTTCTACTTTTTCTTCAATGGAGGTGAACAAAATTCAAGAAACTCGGACTGGAGAACAGTCCATTACAACAAACTCACTGTGGGAGGAGCCACAAAGAGGCCCTCTAAAAAACAGCCCTATTGTTTCAGTACCTGCTGTAGAGGAGAAAATCACATGCATCACAGCCTCCTTGGACCAAGTCACTTCAAGATTGGACTCTCATGTTGGGTATCTCTCGGGACAGCAGACCACAACAAAGGATTTATCAAATCAAACGGAAGAATCGGTGGCATTGCCTCCAACTAGTAACTTTGCTGTCTGTAGTTTGGATTCAGATTACTGTATGGAGGAAGGGAGAACTGAAAATGTGGCTCAGTCGATAAATAAGAGGCTATTGTGTGAAAGAGATTGTAGAGTTAAACAAGAGCTTGTGTTACCAAGCTCTACAGTCAGTATAGAGGAACAATGTGTGAACATTTCCAAGGTGGAACCTGGTCTATTGGGTACTAGAGGGAGTTCTGTTTCTCATTTACCATCAAATATACTGTCTGAAGCTCAGATTGAAGGAACTGTGAGAATGCCAAGTATGATTCATTTACTATCGAGTTGCTCACAATATTCCAAGATTCCTGGTATGCCATCTTTACATCAGTCACAAGTTGTAGCTTGGCCAGAGGAGAACAGTTTACTTTTTCAGACGTTACCCAGCAAGACATTGCCAGTGCTCCTGTTAATAGATTATTTTAATTCCATTTATTCAGGTAGTGCAGGAATTGCAAAAATGGTGGACCTAACACCATCATGCTCAAAGTCTGCAAGTATTCCTGGATTCCCATCTGCTGTGAAACGGGAACCTAATATGACTCAGCTTTTACCTACATGTCCCAAAGTTTGCAGTGTTCCAGGTTTAGCTTCTGTTGGACCAGTGCTTGGATATGATAAGAATGTTTGGGACGGATGTTCTCTATGGACAAAAAAGTTGCAGATAAAAGAAGCATTTGTTTCAAATCTGTCCTGTGTCCAGGAACAAGATATCAGTGATACTAATATGATTAAAGTCATGGTGGCCATGTTGCCTACATGTCCTAGAAAGGCCAGTGTCCCAGGCTTTCCGTCTGAATTGCAGAAGGCTTCCAACAGTCGAAGTATGGCCAGTTCTCTCCCAACATGCCCCAAACAGACAATGATTGCGGGTATGCCATTTAGACAAAGACTTATGACATTTAAAGACAGTTGGCATATTTTGAGCGAATTAATATTAGATAGACCATTGAGATGCCATCATGTTATGCTTGAGGAAAAGTCACAGCAGGATAAAGAACACATAAAACATATGGTTAATATGTTACCATCTTGTCCCTGTAAGGAAACCATTCCTGGATTTCCCTCTGTGCCACAGAAAAAAGAACCCAGTGTACCTTGTGTACCAACAAGGCAAGATCCTAGCATGGTTGATATTTTTCCAACTTGCCCAAGAAAAACCAGAGTCCCTGGTTTTCCCTCTAGGGAGCCAGTTAGTACTCAAGATGAAGGTTTGGTTATAACCGGGCATATTGTGATGGCAAAACCATTTTGTAAATGTGAAGTCCTGATTCATGATATTTCCCCAAGTGCTGCTCAAGATCTAGACAAAGGAGACTTTTTCAGTTCAGTGGCATTGTTGCCATCATGTCCGGCGATATCGTGCTATGCAGGTATGCCCACAGCACCCCATAAGCTGTCAAGAAATATTGTCAGTCTTGTATCTATATGCCCTAAACAGACCCAAACTCCTGGTATACCATCTCAAGTCCAGAACGATTCAGATAACAAAGACTGGCATGCCTTGAGGATATTAATTAACAAGAGACCAAAGAAGAATGTACATGCTTACATTGTTCAGTGGATACAGAAAGACACTGACACCTTTAAATATGGTAGAATGGTTGATATGTTAATGAGTTGCCCCACAAATGCCAAAGTTTTTGGCTTACCCTCTGCTCCATGGCAAGATCCTAGCATGGTTGATATTTTTCCAACTTGCCCAAGAAAAACCAGAGTCCCTGGTTTTCCCTCTAGGGAGCCAGTTAGTACTCAAGATGAAGGTTTGGTTATAACCGGGCATATTGTGATGGCAAAACCATTTTGTAAACGTGAAGTCCTGATTCATGATATTTCCCCAAGTGCTGCTCAAGATCTAGACAAAGGAGACTTTTTCAGTTCAGTGGCATTGTTGCCATCATGTCCGGCGATATCGTGCTATGCAGGTATGCCCACAGCACCCCATAAGCTGTCAAGAAATATTGTCAGTCTTGTATCTATATGCCCTAAACAGACCCAAACTCCTGGTATACCATCTCAAGTCCAGAACGATTCAGATAACAAAGACTGGCATGCCTTGAGGATATTAATTAACAAGAGACCAAAGAAGAATATACATGCTTACATTGTTCAGTGGATACAGAAAGACACTGACACCTTTAAATATGGTAGAATGGTTGATATGTTAATGAGTTGCCCCACAAATGCCAAAGTTTTTGGCTTACCCTCTGCTCCACGGCAAGAACCTAGTATGGTTAATGTAATGCCCTCATGTCCCAGATATAGTGCAATCCCTGGTTTGCCTTCAAAGACTGGACAAAAACTTTGTTCCTCTACCTGCAAGGAATGGTTTGCTTATAAAAGTCTGCAATGGAATAGTCCATTTGTCCAAAGGGAAGAGCAGATTCTAAATGCAGCTTCATGTTTTGATAAGAGCACTGTAAAAAGAATGAGTGCATTATTACCCTCTTGCCCTCCGATTGCTACTGTACCTGGGTTTCCCTCTGCTCTAACACTGACATTAGCTGATGGCCCAATTATGGTAAAATTGTTGCCTACTTGTACAAAGGAATCCAGAGTTCCTGGAATGCCATCCTTAAAGCAATCACAAGTTACAGCTTGGCCAGATGATAGGAGGTTAGACCTTAGAATTAGGTGGCCAATGACAACAAAGTGGCTGCTACAAACGAGGAGGAAGTCTGCACTGTTACATTCAAATGATCTCAATGTGTTCCATCATGATGGTGACTGTGACATATCTATGGTATCCATACTGCCCTCCTGTCCACAGACAGCCTGTTTACCAGGCTTTCCATCACTACAATGTCAGACTTTGGCTTATATGCCAAGTATAATCAATCTGCTGCCTACTTGTCCAAGACATACCAGAGTTTGTGGAATACCATCTAGATTTTACAATGAGTCTGATGAAGTAGAATGGAGTGTTGACAAAATGCCAGTGTGGAAAAACCCATTAACAAACCCCAGAAGGATGACAGTAATACATGACCAAAAGATGTATTTCAGAGAGATGGGGGTGGTTAGAATAATGGTATCCATGTTACCATCTTGTCCCAAACACTCTAATATTCATGGTATTCCCTCTAAGTTAGGAGAGAGACCAGTGGAACCTTTAATAAAAGAGGCTCCCAGCATGTTCAAATCATTTGCCACTTTACCCAAACACAGTCAAATTCCAGGTCAGCCTTCAAAGTATGGTACAAATGAATTTGATTGCTGGTTCGAGGACAGGGATGCAATTTGGGAAAACCCATTTAATAGAGGGCATAAGTTTGTTAACCAAGATCTTACAGTTAGGGAAATTCCACACTGGGACAAAGCAATAATGCTGAGTATGCTTCCATCATGTCCACGACAAGCCCTGAATCCTGGATTTCCATCTGCTCCTCAACCCCAAGCTGTTGATGCCATTGTACAAAGAAATCTCAACTCTGTAGAATTGACATCATGTTGCCCGACACAGTCAAGTATCATTGGCTTTGCTTCAAGAGCATCAGTTATTTCAGATTCTAAAGTGGGCTGGCCAGTGGTGACGGTAAAGACACAAGGCTGCTTTCAATATCACCAAAAGCATTACAGTCTTCACAAACATAGAATACAGGCAGTTCTTTCTCCTGAACCTTCTTGTCCACTGTCTGACATAGACCAGCTTCCCAATATGGTGAATATTGTGCCCTCTTGCCCAAAGAAAGCTTCTGTTCTCGGTGCACCATCAACACATGTGCACCAGTCAGGACAAGGGTGGCTAGTtcaaaaatccatattgatGAGTAATCAGTTGCCATTGGAAGAACAATCCCTTAGTAGGTTTAATGTCAGAGAGAGATCAATGCAGTTTATATTCCCCATCCAAGATGAACAAGAGGATGTGCAACAAAGGACAGTTGAGTCATCAACCTGTCCCATTGAGGCCATTGTCAGAGAGTTACCATCATCAAGTTTTGAAATTCAAGTGGATCAGCCCTCCTCAAGATTTGATGGGATTGTGATGTTAGATGGTGAGGCAATTCCAGCCAGATTAGATCTTGACGCAAAGAAAACCAGATTGGATGTGTGCTCACCTTTAGAGATGGATAAAGATGAACAGGGCTTTTGGACAGAAGCCAAAGGAGTAGCTGTACTAGAAAAAGGGTGAGTGGGTTGGAATTGGAGAGTTGGCGTCTGTCTGCGATGTCAGTGGACATTGAAACATTTGCTTTCTGACTCTGTTTTCAGAAACTTGCATTGCAGAATGTGGCACTCCATTCCTGACACGCCACTATTCTTGAGTGTTAAAAAGAGGTGGGTTGCCTTGGATTGCACAGTGATGCAATTATGTGTTGCATTTGCTTTTGTCGTGCGTGTCGTCTGTGGAGATTTAAATTGCTGTGCGGTTCCCAAATTAATACAACGATGTCTGTCTTGTCCCCTGTCATTGCTTCAACCCCATGGGTCAGAAGGAAAGtcaagaaaaacacatatatCAATAAATGAGAACATATACTGACAGGAGGACTTAGGAGAGGGTGCATGAGTCATTGTGGAGGGTCACAGTGTCATGCCTGTAGAAGAGCCAAATGAAACCTTTTCATTAGAgtgaggtgatgttttcactacaTGCCATGGCATTGTGAACCAAGGGTATGTTCAATACTTGTGAGAGTCAGTAAGTGGGAGAGAGAATAACATGTGGcatttgtttctgtcagaataatttatttgtaattatgtGTTGCATGATGATAATGCCCTCTTTAGGTAGGCTTCATTTTTATGTTAATAGTggacttatatatatattgcacgAGCGCaagtaaaaataagaaagtaaCAAAGACACCATGCCTGGTGCAGATGTCAGAAGAAACATTAGATTTTTGGAAAAGAGTATTTTTTAACGAATCAGTGGAGGTACTAAGTTAACAAAGATGTGTATAAAAACATCCTCTGCATCTGTGTGGGTGAAAATCTTAATTTAAAGAATTATCACAATTATGTTAATAGAAAGCTACAGTTCAATATTTATTCTGAGCTTTTTATTTAGAGCATATGCGGTACAACTTTAGAGGAAGTATTGGAGGAATCGGCTGTGAAGGACTTGATAGGAAGTATTTTTTTCAGCTCACCCATGGGCTTTACAGCACTGGCAGTAAAGCAGTAGTTGTTGATTCAACCTAAGCAAATGTTGCATGATGTTTTGCTTGCAGGAGTGCAGCTTTTAGCTCTTGTGAAGAGTTCTTAATACAGACTGGAGCAAGTGtggtgttgtttttatttgcatgcatgatactaaaaaaatatttttaaaataaataataaaagaagttaTGTATATCTTTGCTATCATATACacagttgttgtatttttaccATGGATCACTAATTGCTTTTTCATTGATTGACTGAGGTGCAATGTACAACTCAATTGGAATGAAAATATGGAGAATTACATTGTTGGTATTAGGAATGTTCTAATGCAATACCATTTCATTTGGCACATTCCTTCTGTTAATTTTTGACTAAAGCTTTGTATTTACCTTCTCTTTAGACCTCCAAATATGGTTTCACTACAGCCATCATGCCCAGTTGTTGCTGGTGCAGCAGAACCCCAATCCCAGACCCCAATAATTAATGCTGAGCAGATGTTAGAAAAACATCCTACAAACAGGACCATATTGTGGGAAGAGCTGCCAGAGGTGTTCCCAATGTTCCCTGGTGCTGCCATGATGTTAAACACTGAGGATGAActgaagacaaagacagaaactgGGATGACAGATCTGTTACCAATATGCCCAGCAGTTAGTGGCATATTTGAATTTTCTGCTACTGctgaaaaaatgaatgaatgccCACTGGACAGCCAGTCTACAAGGAATAAGCCACCAAAGAATAAGGGAATTCTAACCAGTGACTGTGCTCATTTAAAAGAAGAGGCAGGTTTTGTTAAACAAACGGTGGATAAAACTTCCTCCCATCCTAGTGCACAGTGTATGCCATATTATGTTAAGACTGAAATTGAGAACAAACTGTCCTCTTTCATGCTAACATGTCCCAGTAGGACAAACATTGTTGGCATGCCATCTAAATTGcctgttaaagaaaaacattcacttaTCGAACATAAGCCAATCTGGGAGAAACAATCAAAAGTAAAGGGAATATTTCCAGGATGTGCATTTCTTGAGGATGGAATGAACAAGAAAGAAATGGTGTTACTGGTACCGTCTTGTCCCAGAGAGGCCAGAACTCTAGGTTTCCCATCTTTATCACACTACAGTTTTCTTTTCCGTGGACAAAGTATGGTGGATATGCATCCCTGTTGTCCACATGTATCAAGTATACCTGGCGTACTATCTATCAGTGGAGCTAATAACAGATCATGGATATCTCAACAGAAACCACTTATAGATAGGAAAATTAAAACTGGGCTTGTTGTCATGGCAGTTTCTACTAAAGTAAATCATGAATCAGATATGATGAGCCTTTTAAGTTCTTGTCCAAAAACTTCTTGTGTTGAAGGCTTTCCATCATTAATGAAGTATCAGTTGAACAAAAGCTGGGCTCCAGATTACCAACCAGTAGGGGAAACGCTGCCAAAAATCAACATAGCTACAATTGAAGATAGACCTCACAATGAAGAAATGAAGGCCATGTCAGTAGGCCAAACGTCTACAAAAGAGACTCAAGTGCATGGATTTCCATCTGATCTGCCACCTACAGTAATCTGTAAAGGGTCTAGTAGCATCAATCTCCTTCAATCTTGCCCAGCTATCTCCTTTATAGCTGGTTTTCCATCAATACAGAAAGCTGACAGCAAAGATTGGAACATTATTCATCATCCATTATGGGAGAAGCCATTTAAAAAGGAATCTGTATTAATACTAAAGAACAATGGAATACACAAAGACATGACAGGAATTGTTCCTCTTGCACAAAGTTGCCCAAGTAAATCCAGCATTTTTGGATTTCCCTCTGTACCAAAACCAAGAATGAGTTATGGTATTGACATGACAAATATGATCAGTCTTTCATGCTCTATGTCAAAAGAGTCGCAAATACTAGGATTTCCATCATCTCATAATTCAAAAGAATGGAAAATCAGCAAGGAGCCACTGTTTGAACCAAGAATGAAAGTAAAGCAGGTGTCACTGACTGACATATATGAAAGAGATGAGAGAGCAATCAAAACTATGATTTCCCTTGTACCCTCCTGTCCAAAAGCAGCGCGGATGCCAGGATTCCCCTCTAATCCAAATCCCCTAAGTGTGTATTGCGCAACAGATATCATCAGCCTTTCTAAGCTGTGCCCCCAAGTTTCCAGAATACCTGGAATCCCATCAGTTGTTGGGAATATGAGTTTAACATGGGTAACAGAAAAGGGATCACTGTTAAAGAGATTACCAACGAAGGGGGTCATATTTGACACATCAAACGACAACAAAAAGATAATGAAGAATATGATTTCCCTTGTACCATCCTGTCCAAAAGCAGCGCGGATGCCAGGATTCCCCTCTCATCCAAATCCCCTAAATGTATATTGCGTACCAGATATCATCAGCCTCTCTACGCTGTGCCCCCAAGTTTCCAGAATACCTGGAATCCCATCAGTTGTTGGGAATATGAGTTTAACATGGGTAACAGAAAAGGGATCACTGTTAAAGAGATTACCAACGAAGGGGGTCATATTTGACACATCAAACTACAACgaaaaggaaatgaagaatATGATTTCCCTTGTACCATCCTGTCCAAAAGCAGCGCGGATACCAGGATTCCCCTCTCATCCAAATCCCCTAAATGTATATTGCGTACCAGATATCATCAGCCTCTCTACGCTGTGCCCCCAAGTTTCCAGAATACCTGGAATCCCATCAGTTGTTGGGAATATGAGTTTAACATGGGTAACAGAAAAGGGATCACTGTTAAAGAGATTACCAACGAAGGGGGTCATATTTGACACATCAAACGACAACAAAAAGATAATGAAGAATATGGTTTCCCTTGTACCATCCTGTCCAAAAGCAGCGCGGATGCCAGGATTCCCCTCTCATCCAAATCCCCCAAGTGTGTATTGCGTACCAGATATCATCAGCCTCTCTACGCTGTGCCCCCAAGTTTCCAGAATACCTGGAATCCCATCAGTTGTTGGGAATATGAGTTTAACATGGGTAACAGAAAAGGGATCACTGTTAAAGAGATTACCAACAAAGGGGGTCATATTTGACACATCAAACGACAACAAAAAGATAATGAAGAATATGGTTTCCCTTGTACCATCCTGTCCAAAAGCAGCGCGGATGCTAGGATTCCCCTCTCATCCAAATCCCCAAGTGTGTATTGCGTACTAGATATCATCAGCCTCTCTACGCTGTGCCCCCAAGTTTCCAGAATACCTGGAATCCCATCAGTTGTTGGGAGTATGAGTTTAACATGGGTAACAGAAAAGGGATCACTGTTAAAGAGATTACCAACAAAGGGGGTCATATTTGACACATCAAACGACAACAAAAAGATAATGAAGAATATGGTTTCCCTTGTACCATCCTGTCCAAAAGCAGCGCGGATGCCAGGATTCCCTCTCATCCAAATCCCCCAGTGTGTATTGTGCAACAGATATCATCAGCCTCTTTACGCTGTGCCCCCAAGTTTCCAGAATACCTGGAATCCCATCAATTGTTGGGAATATGAGTTTAACATGGGTAACAGAAAAGGGATCACTGTTAAAGAGATTACCAACAAAGGGGGTCATATTTGACACATCAAACGACAACAAAAAGATAATGAAGAATATGGTTTCCTTGTACCATGTCCAAAGCAGCGCGGATGCCAGGATTCCCCTCTCATCCAAATCCCCCAAGTGTTTATTGCGTACCAGATATCATCAGCCTCTCTACGCTGTGCCCCCAAGTTTCAGAATACCTGGAATCCCATCAGTTGTTGGGAATATGAGTTTAACATGGGTAACAGAAAAGGGATCACTGTTAAAGAGATTACCAAC from Hippoglossus stenolepis isolate QCI-W04-F060 chromosome 23, HSTE1.2, whole genome shotgun sequence carries:
- the ehbp1l1a gene encoding uncharacterized protein ehbp1l1a isoform X8; this translates as MTSVWKRLQRVGKKASKFQFAASFQELMIECTNKWQPDKLRVVWIRRSRRHSTKLHSWQPGIQNPYRGLVIWQVPESLDVSVTLFKEPTAEEFEDKDWTFVIENETKGRRKVLASVDVNMKKYASATSAQYDITLKLKPMSVKVVEATLKLNLSCVFLKEGKATDEDMQSLASLMSMKQSDIGNLDDFVDSDDEAGEERRGSFGTGHAAHVSASALSTARIHDLAWRPAIQSGPTVMDCKTSSGISSTTSAPFHPPLPEPPHPSVPSSLLQTHTRPPSTNQQARPSPYAYSLPAFTRAHPPALPKIFQPGAGSGISPRRPHSFHSDSCPAEGSEAPFFSTCTSPEALSTSSVSATPSDQSLHPPFFSGASQTACPTIWRAQSVPSVSSVSSSSSAPPTSFPILLPPPPVPHPKSLPTSAGGLGSALTRPTSLPSAPETAPWQSEWRPPKCQAPLAQKDLSPKFLHLSANDPREPAVLPKKQRIEMPSSSSLPIDQSLEKKPQGGYGFVPSSRPQATPVVEPSLPPLRPSSALILSGPPPPPPPHTSQTVIVSPSDQDTEFKRQLSTLSEEDKQCTTPTTPDPRAPTSRMTETSRASDRKRDLHSGVEVLKTTPGNLHCRMWHSIPDTPLFLSVKKRPPNMVSLQPSCPVVAGAAEPQSQTPIINAEQMLEKHPTNRTILWEELPEVFPMFPGAAMMLNTEDELKTKTETGMTDLLPICPAVSGIFEFSATAEKMNECPLDSQSTRNKPPKNKGILTSDCAHLKEEAGFVKQTVDKTSSHPSAQCMPYYVKTEIENKLSSFMLTCPSRTNIVGMPSKLPVKEKHSLIEHKPIWEKQSKVKGIFPGCAFLEDGMNKKEMVLLVPSCPREARTLGFPSLSHYSFLFRGQSMVDMHPCCPHVSSIPGVLSISGANNRSWISQQKPLIDRKIKTGLVVMAVSTKVNHESDMMSLLSSCPKTSCVEGFPSLMKYQLNKSWAPDYQPVGETLPKINIATIEDRPHNEEMKAMSVGQTSTKETQVHGFPSDLPPTVICKGSSSINLLQSCPAISFIAGFPSIQKADSKDWNIIHHPLWEKPFKKESVLILKNNGIHKDMTGIVPLAQSCPSKSSIFGFPSVPKPRMSYGIDMTNMISLSCSMSKESQILGFPSSHNSKEWKISKEPLFEPRMKVKQVSLTDIYERDERAIKTMISLVPSCPKAARMPGFPSNPNPLSVYCATDIISLSKLCPQVSRIPGIPSVVGNMSLTWVTEKGSLLKRLPTKGVIFDTSNDNKKIMKNMISLVPSCPKAARMPGFPSHPNPLNVYCVPDIISLSTLCPQVSRIPGIPSVVGNMSLTWVTEKGSLLKRLPTKGVIFDTSNYNEKEMKNMISLVPSCPKAARIPGFPSHPNPLNVYCVPDIISLSTLCPQVSRIPGIPSVVGNMSLTWVTEKGSLLKRLPTKGVIFDTSNDNKKIMKNMVSLVPSCPKAARMPGFPSHPNPPSVYCVPDIISLSTLCPQVSRIPGIPSVVGNMSLTWVTEKGSLLKRLPTKGVIFDTSNDNKKIMKNMVSLVPSCPKAARMLGFPSHPNPQVCIAY